A part of Ammospiza caudacuta isolate bAmmCau1 chromosome 7, bAmmCau1.pri, whole genome shotgun sequence genomic DNA contains:
- the ATP6V1G3 gene encoding V-type proton ATPase subunit G 3 → MTSQSQGIQQLLQAEKRAKDKLEEAKKRKGKRLKQAKEEATAEIDHYRLQREKEFRNKETNVMGSQGNLSAKIEEQTTEAIRNLTSSYHKNMESMMKKLLSTIFDISPEIHPNFRPAV, encoded by the exons ATGACCAGCCAGTCTCAGGGAATCCAGCAGCTTTTGCAGGCAGAAAAACGTGCCAAGGACAAACTGGAGGAAGCCAAAAAAA GAAAGGGTAAAAGGCTGAAGCAGGCCAAGGAAGAAGCCACAGCTGAGATAGACCACTACAGACTACAGAGGGAGAAGGAATTtagaaacaaggaaacaaat GTAATGGGCTCCCAAGGTAACCTCTCTGCCAAAATAGAAGAGCAAACAACAGAAGCCATCCGAAACCTCACAAGCAGCTACCACAAGAACATGGAGAGCATGATGAAAAAGCTCTTGAGCACAATATTTGACATCAGCCCTGAAATTCACCCAAACTTCAGACCTGCAGTTTAA